The Lentzea guizhouensis genome contains a region encoding:
- a CDS encoding helix-turn-helix domain-containing protein has translation MSSAIALVDAGIEPVRVAVDSRDLISAAGVTHLLKNSPRVRVVTDRADAHVLLAVVNELCAQQAARLKAIAAPRIVVIAARVHDLTPSIAAQAGLANPVRRADVNTERLEKLLLGGQTLQEAPSVLSDRDLRLLRLLAEGATIAEVAQRLFCSERTVKYALHQLLDRFGLRNRVHAVAWAIRAGLL, from the coding sequence ATGAGCTCTGCCATCGCCCTCGTGGACGCCGGAATCGAGCCGGTTCGCGTCGCCGTCGACTCCCGTGACCTGATCAGTGCCGCCGGGGTGACACACCTGCTGAAGAACTCACCGCGGGTGCGAGTGGTGACCGACCGCGCCGACGCGCACGTGCTGCTGGCCGTGGTGAACGAACTGTGTGCGCAACAAGCCGCGCGGCTCAAGGCGATCGCGGCACCCCGGATCGTCGTGATCGCGGCACGGGTGCACGACCTGACACCGTCCATCGCCGCTCAGGCAGGCCTCGCGAACCCGGTGCGCCGCGCCGACGTCAACACCGAACGCCTGGAGAAGCTGCTGCTCGGCGGGCAGACGTTGCAGGAGGCGCCGTCCGTGCTGAGCGACCGCGACCTGCGGCTGCTGCGGCTGCTGGCCGAGGGCGCCACGATCGCCGAGGTCGCGCAGCGGTTGTTCTGCTCGGAGCGGACCGTGAAGTACGCGCTGCACCAGTTGCTGGACCGGTTCGGGCTGCGCAACCGGGTGCACGCGGTCGCCTGGGCGATCCGCGCCGGGCTGCTCTGA
- a CDS encoding LuxR C-terminal-related transcriptional regulator, with protein sequence MRLALDGETNRAIATRFNVTQRAVELHLTRVYRKVGISRRVQLSAVFGD encoded by the coding sequence GTGCGGCTGGCGCTGGACGGGGAGACGAACCGGGCGATCGCCACCCGGTTCAACGTCACGCAACGGGCGGTCGAGCTGCACCTGACCCGCGTGTACCGCAAGGTCGGCATCAGCAGGCGGGTGCAGCTGTCCGCGGTGTTCGGCGACTGA
- a CDS encoding ATP-binding protein, producing the protein MSAPSPRRLGPAGAATSQAAGRLVGREREVAAVTEALRDGRSCVVHGGPGTGKSALLAVASSIAVRSGMTPVRAWSGVDRRTVLVVDDAEQLPAEKVERLARYRGPVLLAGDVDPDVVLDLLPGAAAVAVRPVGAAAVTELLRRRVDGEVPPELTELCLRFTGGAPGVLSDVLDLVPDLAVRCLRETLPALRLPRLLRAVRRWAVLDAAAVTVGRALAVLGEVEPAVLGEVTGMSSVEVLAAVERLVDARLAFAGPTRIQSPALGHAIRHEMTPHARERLHRTAAHVLYRRRDTATAVAEQVVACAEPVALPWVAPVLVAAARLHRVAGRPEQAVRCLRAALREPMDARGAEEVAAGMADLHLRCGIAPRAGS; encoded by the coding sequence ATGAGCGCCCCTTCCCCTCGCCGGCTCGGACCGGCCGGTGCCGCCACGAGTCAAGCGGCCGGTCGGCTCGTCGGCCGGGAACGGGAGGTCGCCGCGGTGACCGAGGCGTTGCGCGACGGGCGGTCGTGCGTCGTGCACGGGGGTCCGGGGACGGGGAAGAGCGCGTTGCTGGCCGTGGCGTCGTCGATCGCGGTGCGCAGCGGGATGACGCCGGTGCGGGCGTGGTCCGGCGTCGACCGGCGCACGGTGCTGGTGGTCGACGACGCCGAGCAGCTGCCCGCCGAGAAGGTGGAGCGGCTCGCGAGGTACCGGGGGCCGGTGTTGCTGGCGGGCGATGTGGATCCGGACGTGGTGCTGGACCTCCTGCCCGGTGCGGCGGCGGTGGCGGTGCGGCCGGTCGGTGCCGCGGCGGTGACCGAGCTGCTGCGACGGCGGGTCGACGGTGAGGTGCCGCCGGAGCTGACCGAGCTGTGCCTGCGGTTCACCGGCGGTGCGCCGGGTGTGCTGAGCGACGTGCTGGACCTGGTGCCGGACCTCGCGGTGCGGTGCCTGCGGGAGACGTTGCCGGCGTTGCGGCTGCCGCGGCTGCTGCGGGCGGTGCGCCGGTGGGCCGTGCTGGATGCCGCGGCGGTGACCGTCGGTCGCGCGCTCGCCGTGCTGGGGGAGGTGGAGCCGGCCGTGCTGGGCGAGGTCACCGGGATGTCGTCGGTCGAGGTGCTCGCCGCGGTCGAACGGCTGGTGGACGCGCGGCTCGCCTTCGCGGGGCCGACGCGCATCCAGTCGCCCGCGCTGGGGCACGCGATCCGCCACGAGATGACACCGCACGCGCGCGAACGCTTGCACCGCACAGCCGCGCACGTGCTGTACCGGCGCCGGGACACCGCGACCGCTGTCGCCGAACAGGTCGTGGCCTGTGCGGAACCCGTTGCGCTGCCGTGGGTTGCGCCGGTACTGGTTGCGGCGGCACGGCTGCACCGGGTGGCGGGACGGCCCGAGCAGGCCGTGCGATGTCTGCGCGCGGCACTGCGGGAGCCGATGGACGCGCGGGGTGCGGAGGAGGTGGCGGCCGGGATGGCGGACCTGCACCTGCGCTGCGGAATCGCGCCGCGGGCCGGGAGCTGA
- a CDS encoding SsgA family sporulation/cell division regulator, translated as MRVASRTVFDFIRPDGAGAPVDTEMVYSADDPFAVTMHFHAGGAVSTWIMGRDLLWDGLSRPAGKGDVRVRPSGRAVVLELVSDRHVTVFRVPASTLRKFLDASHRLVSPGTEHFDADAFLSTVLR; from the coding sequence ATGCGGGTCGCATCACGCACCGTCTTCGACTTCATCCGTCCCGACGGCGCGGGCGCACCCGTGGACACGGAGATGGTCTACTCGGCCGACGACCCGTTCGCGGTCACGATGCACTTCCACGCGGGCGGCGCGGTGTCGACCTGGATCATGGGCCGCGACCTGCTGTGGGACGGCCTGTCCCGTCCTGCGGGCAAGGGCGACGTGCGGGTGCGCCCGAGCGGCCGCGCGGTGGTCCTCGAGCTCGTCTCCGACCGGCACGTCACGGTGTTCCGGGTGCCCGCCTCGACGCTGCGCAAGTTCCTCGACGCGAGCCACCGCCTGGTGTCGCCGGGGACGGAGCACTTCGACGCGGACGCCTTCCTGAGCACCGTCCTGCGCTGA
- a CDS encoding ATP-binding protein produces the protein MRGTTFGEFLRFYRRRAGLTQEQLASRTGLSVRALSDLERGRVHTPQASTIDLLVAGLELDLGEAGEFGTLARLGEAVQPRPERADRTCSPPPAVELAGRAAEQRQLAEWVMSASTSNLLDVVVVHGPPGVGKTALAVDAAHRFGCAFADGCLYLDLRGMDPAPLSPDRAIARLLTAFGVPDARMPSDAGDRDRLYRSMLRERSVLLVLDNAANEAQLRPLLAAAPGSLVLVTSRNILAGLIARHRVELGPLSSDGAVALLTAVAGDRVRADRESAGLVAGLCGGIPLALAIAGHRLTGPWSPRQLADRLSDERERLDVLATDDVQVRTAFELSYRLLAPGTATVFRRLALVPGPDTSAELAAVAAKISPEDAEALLEELVDASLVRPGDLPGRYTFHDLIRDYARERLHSEEPDLDTHRLRTRDWLMARATTAAALFHPDEQGAADLENADRWLLVERANWRGALREAVRDGDHEVVLELANAMHWYSDHRGPGELWAEVYTAGVDAAHALGRTEHEAKQLNFLTWVYFARAARLPLALQTHEAALRLAEECGSTVETAWAHYYRAGVETRLGNHATAVTHGRRAAELFRVAGLPMGVVFALSFTGVLLQRMGRSADAVETHRAAIAEEREVRDTQRGVARENTAQLLLRLADSLTAAGEPEQALPVVAEAETLVGEFGGLRAMVRHSRARALVAADRFAEAREQLAGAAETMVDPEARVSVLIELARTCEQMGDHDASTRHRVRALAESEGYESPGMTKLQHEVAEALGIRLTG, from the coding sequence ATGCGCGGGACGACGTTCGGTGAGTTCCTGCGTTTCTATCGACGCAGAGCTGGTCTGACACAAGAGCAACTCGCGTCCCGCACGGGGCTGAGCGTGCGCGCGTTGAGCGATCTCGAACGCGGACGCGTCCACACACCCCAGGCCTCCACCATCGACCTGTTGGTGGCCGGGCTCGAGCTCGACCTGGGCGAGGCGGGGGAGTTCGGCACGCTGGCCCGGCTCGGCGAGGCGGTGCAGCCACGGCCGGAGCGCGCCGACCGGACCTGCTCCCCGCCACCCGCCGTCGAGCTCGCCGGACGGGCCGCCGAGCAACGGCAGCTCGCCGAGTGGGTCATGAGTGCGAGTACCTCTAACTTGCTCGACGTTGTCGTCGTGCACGGACCACCCGGTGTCGGCAAGACCGCGCTCGCCGTCGACGCCGCGCACCGGTTCGGCTGCGCGTTCGCCGACGGCTGCCTGTACCTCGACCTGCGCGGCATGGATCCGGCGCCGTTGTCGCCGGACCGCGCGATCGCCCGGCTGCTCACCGCCTTCGGCGTGCCGGACGCGCGGATGCCGTCCGACGCCGGCGACCGCGACCGGCTCTACCGCTCGATGCTGCGTGAACGCTCGGTGCTGCTCGTGCTCGACAACGCCGCCAACGAGGCCCAGCTCCGTCCGTTGCTCGCGGCAGCTCCCGGCTCGCTCGTGCTGGTCACGAGCCGCAATATATTGGCCGGCCTGATAGCTCGGCACCGCGTCGAGCTCGGTCCGTTGAGCAGCGACGGCGCCGTCGCGTTGCTCACGGCGGTGGCGGGCGACCGCGTGCGGGCCGACCGCGAGTCCGCCGGGCTCGTCGCGGGGTTGTGCGGCGGCATCCCGCTGGCGCTCGCGATCGCGGGCCACCGGCTCACCGGGCCGTGGTCGCCGCGGCAGCTCGCCGACCGGCTCTCCGACGAACGCGAACGCCTCGACGTGCTCGCCACCGACGACGTCCAGGTGCGCACGGCGTTCGAGCTGTCCTACCGGTTGCTCGCGCCGGGGACCGCCACGGTGTTCCGCCGGCTCGCGCTGGTGCCGGGACCGGACACCTCGGCCGAGCTCGCCGCCGTCGCCGCGAAGATCTCGCCCGAGGACGCGGAGGCGTTGCTGGAGGAACTCGTCGACGCGAGCCTCGTGCGTCCGGGTGACCTTCCCGGCCGGTACACGTTCCACGACCTGATCCGGGACTACGCGCGCGAGCGTTTGCACAGCGAAGAACCTGACCTGGACACGCACCGCCTACGAACACGCGATTGGCTGATGGCCCGCGCGACGACGGCGGCGGCCTTGTTCCACCCGGACGAACAAGGCGCGGCCGACCTGGAAAACGCGGACCGGTGGCTGCTCGTGGAACGGGCGAACTGGCGTGGCGCGCTGCGGGAGGCCGTGCGCGACGGCGACCACGAGGTCGTGCTGGAGCTGGCGAACGCGATGCACTGGTACTCCGACCACCGCGGTCCGGGCGAGCTGTGGGCGGAGGTCTACACGGCCGGTGTCGACGCCGCGCACGCACTCGGCCGCACGGAGCACGAGGCGAAACAGCTCAACTTCCTGACCTGGGTGTACTTCGCGCGTGCGGCCCGGCTGCCGCTGGCCCTGCAGACCCACGAGGCGGCGCTGAGGCTGGCCGAGGAGTGCGGCTCGACCGTGGAGACGGCGTGGGCGCACTACTACCGCGCGGGCGTCGAGACCCGTCTGGGCAACCACGCGACGGCGGTGACGCACGGCCGTCGCGCCGCCGAGCTGTTCCGGGTGGCCGGGTTGCCGATGGGGGTCGTGTTCGCGTTGTCGTTCACCGGCGTGCTGCTGCAACGGATGGGCCGCTCCGCCGACGCGGTCGAGACGCATCGCGCGGCCATCGCCGAGGAACGGGAGGTGCGTGACACCCAGCGCGGTGTCGCGAGAGAGAACACCGCCCAACTGCTGCTGCGACTCGCGGACAGCCTCACGGCGGCGGGTGAACCGGAGCAGGCACTGCCCGTCGTGGCCGAGGCCGAGACGCTGGTCGGGGAGTTCGGCGGCCTGCGCGCGATGGTGCGGCACAGCAGAGCCCGCGCGCTGGTCGCGGCCGACCGGTTCGCCGAGGCCAGGGAGCAGCTCGCCGGCGCGGCCGAGACCATGGTCGACCCCGAGGCCAGGGTGTCCGTGCTGATCGAGCTCGCCCGGACGTGCGAGCAGATGGGTGACCACGATGCGAGCACACGGCACCGCGTGCGCGCGTTGGCCGAGAGCGAGGGCTACGAGTCGCCCGGCATGACGAAGCTGCAGCACGAGGTCGCCGAGGCGTTGGGCATCCGCCTGACGGGCTGA
- a CDS encoding GntR family transcriptional regulator produces the protein MTPPLHLSLAGQAVDVLREQVLTGVIPAGARVNEVEVAQQLGISRGPLREAIRHLASEGLLTLVPHRGAFVPAADEDEVRALFELRTALECAAAELAASRRTDVDLVRLQEVCAESRRNYRAGQPFPYRLDLAFHQTLLDAARSPRIAEQVRLVQQRVVLLRSALEDDPPHQHASMDDHDELVRAIADGDAARASGVMRRHLSRVCAQMLTSLNA, from the coding sequence GTGACACCTCCCCTGCACCTGAGCCTCGCCGGTCAGGCGGTCGACGTCCTGCGCGAGCAGGTGCTGACCGGGGTGATCCCGGCGGGCGCGCGGGTGAACGAGGTCGAGGTGGCGCAGCAGCTCGGCATCAGCCGCGGCCCGTTGCGCGAGGCGATCCGGCACCTGGCCTCGGAGGGCCTGCTCACGCTGGTGCCGCACCGGGGCGCGTTCGTGCCGGCCGCCGACGAGGACGAGGTGCGGGCGTTGTTCGAGCTGCGCACGGCCCTGGAGTGCGCGGCGGCAGAGCTCGCGGCGTCCCGGCGCACCGACGTCGACCTGGTGCGGCTGCAGGAGGTGTGTGCCGAGTCGCGGCGGAACTACCGGGCGGGGCAGCCGTTCCCGTACCGGCTGGACCTGGCGTTCCACCAGACGTTGCTCGACGCGGCGCGCAGCCCGCGGATCGCCGAGCAGGTGCGGCTGGTGCAGCAACGGGTGGTGCTGTTGCGCAGTGCGTTGGAGGACGACCCACCGCACCAGCACGCGTCGATGGACGACCACGACGAGCTTGTACGTGCGATCGCCGATGGGGACGCGGCGCGCGCGTCGGGCGTGATGCGACGCCATCTGTCGCGAGTGTGTGCGCAGATGCTGACGAGTCTCAACGCCTGA
- a CDS encoding asparaginase: MGHEVVAEVWRGDFLESVHHGTVVATDATGTPVLSVGRPDDVAFPRSSNKPLQALAMLRNGLDLDGELLALACASHSGEDFHVEGALRILAGAGLTEDALRCTPDLPIGEAARAQHLARGLGAAPKYMNCSGKHAAMLATCVANGWSTEDYLDPAHPLQVATRATIEDVAGEPVAQVGVDGCGAPIFAISLTGLARAFGRLASAPEGTLEHRVAAAMNAHPQWVGGTGRDVTVLMDALPGVIAKDGAEGVYAVGLPTGEGVALKIADGSSRARAVVVVAVLKRLGVDVDGVAGLATVPVLGHGRAVGAVKPSLAVAS, from the coding sequence ATGGGGCACGAGGTGGTCGCGGAGGTCTGGCGGGGCGACTTCCTGGAGTCGGTGCACCACGGCACCGTCGTCGCGACCGACGCCACCGGCACCCCGGTGCTGTCCGTCGGCCGGCCCGACGACGTCGCGTTCCCCCGCTCGTCCAACAAGCCGCTGCAGGCGCTCGCGATGCTGCGCAACGGCCTCGACCTCGACGGCGAGCTGCTCGCGCTGGCCTGCGCGTCGCACTCCGGTGAGGACTTCCACGTCGAGGGCGCGCTGCGCATCCTCGCCGGCGCCGGCCTGACCGAGGACGCCCTGCGGTGCACGCCCGACCTGCCCATCGGCGAGGCTGCCCGCGCCCAGCACCTCGCCCGCGGCCTCGGCGCCGCCCCGAAGTACATGAACTGCTCCGGCAAGCACGCGGCCATGCTCGCGACCTGCGTCGCCAACGGCTGGTCGACCGAGGACTACCTCGACCCGGCGCACCCGTTGCAGGTCGCCACCCGCGCCACGATCGAGGACGTCGCCGGTGAGCCGGTCGCCCAGGTGGGCGTCGACGGTTGCGGCGCACCGATCTTCGCGATCAGCCTGACCGGTCTCGCCAGGGCGTTCGGCAGGCTCGCCAGCGCGCCCGAGGGCACCCTGGAGCACCGGGTCGCCGCCGCCATGAACGCCCACCCGCAGTGGGTCGGCGGCACCGGCCGGGACGTGACCGTGCTGATGGACGCCCTGCCCGGCGTCATCGCCAAGGACGGCGCCGAGGGCGTCTACGCCGTGGGCCTGCCCACCGGCGAGGGCGTCGCGCTGAAGATCGCGGACGGTTCCTCGCGCGCCCGTGCCGTCGTCGTCGTCGCGGTGCTCAAGCGGCTCGGCGTCGACGTGGACGGGGTCGCCGGCCTCGCGACCGTGCCGGTGCTGGGCCACGGCCGGGCCGTCGGCGCGGTCAAGCCGTCGCTCGCCGTTGCCAGCTGA
- the msrB gene encoding peptide-methionine (R)-S-oxide reductase MsrB, whose protein sequence is MEPVVGTTPKVVRSEEEWRTQLNPAEFAVLRQAGTERPWTGEYVETKTEGVYECRACGAELFRSDTKFDSHCGWPSFFSPLAGEAVILREDRTLGMKRVEVLCATCHSHLGHVFEGEGYPTPTDQRYCINSVSLKLVPSE, encoded by the coding sequence ATGGAACCTGTTGTCGGCACCACCCCCAAAGTCGTGCGTTCCGAAGAGGAATGGCGTACCCAGCTCAACCCCGCCGAGTTCGCGGTGCTGCGGCAGGCAGGCACCGAACGCCCCTGGACCGGCGAGTACGTCGAGACCAAGACCGAGGGCGTCTACGAGTGCCGTGCGTGCGGCGCCGAGCTCTTCCGCAGCGACACCAAGTTCGACTCGCACTGCGGCTGGCCGTCGTTCTTCTCGCCGCTGGCGGGCGAGGCGGTCATCCTGCGCGAGGACCGGACGCTCGGCATGAAGCGCGTGGAGGTGCTCTGCGCCACATGTCACAGCCACCTGGGGCATGTTTTCGAAGGTGAGGGCTACCCCACTCCCACCGACCAGCGCTACTGCATCAACTCCGTCTCCTTGAAACTCGTTCCGTCCGAATAG
- a CDS encoding TIGR04222 domain-containing membrane protein has product MEPWGLSGPEFLQLYWIGLALAVLAAIVIRVRARAGGSQPVRTLDVDEIAYLAGGPRRVVETAVARLLTAGELRISRRGAVSATNSPQSRNHVDRAVLTDSQRYSNRTVSLMIPAVAKDIAVRAIGLRLQELGLVLSEEAVKRARRNGSALLWLLLAVGVVRWVNGIAIDANIGWLSVQLVITAVLIFFVLRRGKNLRTTTGDRVLDAARTAGGRATGSEDPALVGAAGLVALGGLTVYPDLAVRSSLLAAPAGTSSGYTGGSACSTSSSSCSSGSSCGGGGGCGGGGS; this is encoded by the coding sequence GTGGAACCTTGGGGATTGTCCGGACCGGAGTTCCTTCAGCTGTACTGGATCGGCCTGGCACTCGCGGTGCTGGCCGCGATCGTGATCCGGGTGCGCGCACGGGCCGGCGGGAGCCAGCCCGTGCGCACGCTCGACGTGGACGAGATCGCCTACCTCGCGGGCGGTCCGCGGCGCGTGGTCGAGACGGCCGTCGCGCGCCTGCTCACCGCCGGTGAGCTCAGGATTTCACGCCGTGGTGCCGTGTCGGCCACCAACTCGCCGCAGTCGCGCAACCACGTGGACCGCGCCGTGCTCACCGACAGCCAGCGCTACAGCAACCGCACGGTCAGCCTGATGATCCCCGCGGTCGCCAAGGACATCGCCGTCAGGGCGATCGGCCTGCGCCTGCAGGAGCTGGGCCTCGTCCTCAGCGAGGAGGCCGTGAAACGCGCTCGTCGCAACGGATCCGCGCTCCTGTGGCTACTGCTCGCAGTCGGGGTGGTGCGCTGGGTCAACGGCATCGCCATCGACGCGAACATCGGCTGGCTGAGCGTGCAGCTCGTCATCACCGCCGTTCTGATCTTCTTCGTGCTGCGGCGCGGCAAGAACCTGCGCACGACCACGGGGGATCGTGTGCTGGACGCCGCCCGCACCGCAGGGGGAAGGGCGACCGGCTCGGAGGACCCCGCCCTCGTGGGCGCGGCCGGGCTGGTCGCCCTCGGCGGCCTCACCGTCTACCCGGACCTGGCGGTGCGCAGCTCGCTGCTCGCCGCACCGGCGGGGACGTCCAGCGGCTACACCGGTGGCAGCGCGTGTTCGACGAGCTCCTCTTCGTGTTCGAGCGGGAGCAGCTGCGGCGGGGGCGGCGGCTGCGGCGGGGGTGGCAGCTGA
- a CDS encoding TIGR04222 domain-containing membrane protein translates to MAMASTRTDWSAEEIGFLAGGPDRAAQAALSRLMDGGLVRVSREGLVTAVHQNGYGATTRLEAKVLAGVQGAGQPVASVVWWTARSPEMASLRQSLTDRGLQRRKASGSTGFQVLFILLTVVLFGVGFAEHIVWVFAALTLLLAVLVRRKGLLTPAGRTVLKYARHNVPSRPHTVALRGLTPGGRRRSTSNNGGWYYTADAGYVYHCGTSSSSCSSSSCSSSSSGCGGSSSSGSSCSSSSSSSCSSSSSCGSSS, encoded by the coding sequence ATGGCCATGGCTTCGACCCGCACCGACTGGTCCGCGGAGGAGATCGGGTTCCTGGCAGGGGGACCGGACAGGGCGGCGCAGGCCGCCCTGTCGCGGCTGATGGACGGCGGTCTCGTACGGGTGTCCCGCGAGGGCCTCGTGACCGCCGTCCACCAGAACGGCTACGGCGCAACGACTCGGCTCGAAGCCAAGGTGCTGGCCGGCGTGCAGGGCGCCGGTCAGCCGGTCGCCTCGGTGGTGTGGTGGACCGCGCGCAGCCCCGAGATGGCCTCACTGCGGCAGAGCCTGACCGACCGCGGGTTGCAGCGCCGGAAGGCCAGCGGCTCCACCGGGTTCCAGGTGCTGTTCATCCTGCTCACCGTCGTGCTGTTCGGCGTCGGTTTCGCCGAGCACATCGTCTGGGTGTTCGCCGCGCTGACGTTGCTGCTCGCCGTCCTGGTGCGCAGGAAGGGCCTGCTGACGCCGGCCGGCCGGACCGTGCTGAAGTACGCCCGGCACAACGTTCCCAGTCGGCCGCACACGGTGGCGTTGCGCGGGCTCACGCCGGGCGGGCGCAGGCGGTCCACATCGAACAACGGCGGCTGGTACTACACGGCCGACGCCGGCTACGTCTACCACTGCGGCACGTCGTCCAGCAGCTGTTCGTCGAGCAGCTGCAGCAGTTCCAGCAGCGGCTGCGGGGGGTCGAGCAGCTCCGGCAGCAGTTGCTCCAGCAGTTCCAGCAGCAGCTGCAGCAGTTCGAGCAGCTGCGGTTCCAGCAGCTGA
- a CDS encoding TIGR04222 domain-containing membrane protein produces the protein MTTTTWQNTRLSVEEIGYLTAGPGRAAETALARLIDAGLVRVSREGLVSAVHQDGQGAATSVERQILAQLRTAVRFELVVQSAAYSSEVQWLHRQLHLRKLMQLPRRRGESWWAYPVIAVVLVLLGVVYWPVFLVGVPVAVLLFFWTRGRGPLTKAGLQVLLQTTAHDRVHAVALHGFCGRLDGRPVADLFGLPQKVVKMLPRKPNRRQSSSDGGGHGAAAGCGSCGSGCGSNSCASSSGGSSCSSSSGSSCSSGGGCGGGGGGD, from the coding sequence ATGACCACAACGACTTGGCAGAACACCCGGCTGTCCGTGGAGGAGATCGGGTACCTGACCGCGGGACCCGGCAGGGCCGCGGAGACCGCCTTGGCCCGGCTGATCGACGCCGGCCTGGTGCGGGTGTCCCGGGAAGGGCTCGTCTCGGCCGTGCACCAGGACGGGCAGGGCGCGGCCACGTCGGTCGAACGCCAGATCCTCGCCCAGCTGCGCACCGCCGTGCGGTTCGAGCTGGTCGTGCAGTCGGCCGCGTACAGCTCCGAGGTGCAGTGGCTGCACCGGCAGCTGCACCTGCGGAAGCTGATGCAGCTGCCCCGCCGCCGCGGCGAGTCCTGGTGGGCCTACCCCGTGATCGCGGTGGTGCTGGTGCTGCTCGGCGTCGTGTACTGGCCGGTGTTCCTCGTCGGTGTGCCGGTCGCGGTGCTGCTGTTCTTCTGGACGCGCGGCCGTGGCCCGCTCACCAAGGCCGGCCTGCAGGTCCTGCTCCAGACGACCGCGCACGACCGGGTGCACGCGGTCGCGCTGCACGGGTTCTGCGGCAGGCTGGACGGCCGTCCGGTCGCCGACCTGTTCGGCCTGCCCCAGAAGGTGGTGAAGATGCTCCCGCGCAAGCCCAACCGCCGGCAGTCCTCTTCGGACGGTGGCGGCCACGGGGCGGCGGCGGGCTGCGGTAGCTGCGGCAGCGGATGTGGTAGCAACAGCTGTGCGTCGAGCAGCGGCGGGAGCAGCTGTTCGTCGAGCAGTGGCAGCAGCTGTTCATCGGGTGGCGGCTGCGGTGGTGGCGGAGGAGGCGACTGA
- a CDS encoding DUF692 domain-containing protein: MAGIKDLGVGIGWRSEIDLTVERLPGVDFVEIVAENIHTGHLPESVTILLERGIPVLPHAVSLSLGGAEEVDLKRVDHLASVAEAVGAPMVSDHVCFVRAGGLDSGHLMPVPRTRDALDVLVANVKRAQEHLPVPLALENVAALLEWPDGELTEGQFLAELVERTDCWLLVDVANLYANARNIGTDPQRFLDEIPLERLAYVHVAGGEQHGDIYHDTHAHAVLPEVLDVLDELCSRVAPPGVLLERDDNYPSDAEISAELAAIRAVVDKHRG, from the coding sequence ATGGCGGGCATCAAGGACCTGGGCGTCGGCATCGGCTGGCGCTCGGAGATCGACCTGACCGTGGAACGGCTGCCCGGCGTGGACTTCGTCGAGATCGTCGCCGAGAACATCCACACCGGACACCTGCCGGAGTCCGTGACGATCCTGCTGGAGCGCGGGATCCCGGTCCTCCCCCACGCCGTGTCGTTGTCGCTGGGCGGCGCCGAGGAGGTGGACCTCAAGCGCGTCGACCACCTCGCGTCCGTCGCCGAGGCCGTCGGAGCGCCCATGGTGAGCGACCACGTGTGCTTCGTGCGCGCGGGCGGGCTCGACTCCGGCCACCTGATGCCGGTGCCGCGGACCAGGGACGCGCTCGACGTGCTCGTCGCGAACGTCAAGCGCGCCCAGGAGCACCTACCCGTGCCGCTGGCGCTGGAGAACGTCGCCGCGCTGCTGGAGTGGCCCGACGGCGAGCTGACCGAGGGCCAGTTCCTCGCCGAGCTGGTCGAGCGCACCGACTGCTGGCTGCTGGTCGACGTCGCGAACCTCTACGCCAACGCCCGCAACATCGGCACGGACCCGCAGCGGTTCCTCGACGAGATCCCGCTGGAGCGCCTCGCGTACGTGCACGTCGCCGGCGGCGAGCAGCACGGCGACATCTACCACGACACGCACGCCCACGCGGTGCTGCCCGAGGTCCTCGACGTGCTCGACGAGCTGTGCTCGCGCGTCGCACCACCCGGTGTTCTGCTCGAACGCGACGACAACTACCCGTCGGATGCCGAAATTTCGGCCGAACTGGCCGCCATCCGCGCGGTGGTGGACAAACACCGTGGCTGA